Proteins co-encoded in one Hymenobacter swuensis DY53 genomic window:
- the bglX gene encoding beta-glucosidase BglX, which translates to MNRVFRTALLMSLGLLTPQLQAQQPATAATARAAAPDPKMTKFIDELLQKMTLEEKIGQLNMITVGFDVTGPVVSKDVDASIKRGSVGSVLNTFTPQAARKLQEMAVKQTRLHIPLIFGYDVIHGHRTIFPIALGLASSWDLPAMERSARIAAEEASADGINWVYSPMVDIARDPRWGRISEGSGEDPYLGSQIARVMVRGYQGDDLKKNNTVMACVKHFALYGAAEAGRDYNTTDMSLVRMYNEYLPPYKAAVEAGAGSMMSSFNDINGVPATGNKWLMTELLRNQWGFDGFVATDYTAINEMTAHGMGDDAQVSALALNAGIDQDMVGEVFLKNLAQNLKDGTVQQAQIDLACRRILEAKWKLGLFEDPYRYTNEKRAKATMMKKEFVADARDIARKSLVLLKNSNNTLPLKKQGTIALIGPLATRQRDMIGSWSGAGDWKQAVSLEQGIKNAVGSGVKVVTAQGANFTDDEQMIARLNQHGGELNVDQRTSEEMIREAVQVAQQADVIVAAVGESQGMTGEAASRADIGLPGQQLELLKALKKTGKPLVLVLMNGRPLTLPWEDKNADAILETWFAGSQAGNAIADVLFGGYNPAGKLTATFPQHVGQVPLYYNHKMTGRPYQGVALDKYKSRYMDVSNDPLYPFGFGLSYTTFEYSKPELSTTTLAMNGTLEVKVTVKNTGNYDGEEVVQLYTRDMVGSISRPVQELKGFQKIMLKKGESRIVSFRLTPEDLKFYNTDLKFAAEPGDFQVMVGGNSRDVQMAAFKLAAQ; encoded by the coding sequence ATGAATCGAGTTTTCCGCACTGCCCTGCTTATGTCGCTGGGGCTGCTCACGCCCCAGCTCCAGGCCCAGCAACCCGCTACGGCCGCCACGGCCCGCGCCGCCGCCCCCGACCCCAAGATGACCAAGTTCATCGATGAGCTGCTGCAGAAAATGACGCTGGAGGAGAAAATCGGCCAGCTGAACATGATAACCGTGGGCTTCGACGTGACCGGCCCCGTGGTGAGCAAGGACGTGGACGCCAGCATCAAGCGCGGCTCGGTGGGCTCGGTGCTCAACACCTTCACGCCCCAGGCCGCCCGCAAGCTCCAGGAAATGGCCGTGAAGCAGACCCGCCTGCACATCCCGCTCATCTTCGGCTACGACGTGATTCATGGCCACCGCACCATTTTCCCCATTGCCCTGGGCCTGGCCAGCAGCTGGGATTTGCCGGCCATGGAGCGCAGCGCCCGCATTGCCGCCGAGGAAGCCTCCGCCGACGGCATCAACTGGGTGTACTCGCCGATGGTGGACATTGCCCGCGACCCGCGCTGGGGCCGCATCTCGGAAGGCTCGGGCGAGGACCCCTACCTGGGCTCCCAGATTGCCCGCGTGATGGTGCGCGGCTACCAGGGCGACGACCTGAAGAAGAACAACACGGTGATGGCCTGCGTGAAGCACTTCGCCCTCTACGGGGCCGCCGAAGCCGGCCGCGACTACAACACCACCGATATGAGCCTGGTGCGCATGTACAACGAGTACCTGCCACCTTACAAAGCCGCCGTGGAAGCCGGCGCGGGCTCCATGATGTCCTCGTTCAACGACATCAACGGGGTGCCCGCCACCGGCAACAAGTGGCTGATGACCGAGCTGCTGCGCAATCAGTGGGGGTTTGACGGCTTCGTGGCCACCGACTACACCGCCATCAACGAAATGACCGCCCACGGTATGGGCGACGACGCCCAGGTGTCGGCCCTTGCCCTGAACGCCGGCATCGACCAGGACATGGTGGGCGAGGTTTTCCTCAAGAACCTGGCCCAGAACCTCAAGGACGGTACCGTGCAGCAGGCCCAGATTGATCTGGCCTGCCGCCGCATTCTGGAAGCCAAATGGAAGCTGGGCCTGTTCGAGGACCCCTACCGCTACACCAACGAGAAGCGGGCCAAGGCTACCATGATGAAGAAGGAGTTTGTGGCCGATGCCCGCGACATTGCCCGCAAAAGCCTGGTGCTGCTCAAGAACAGCAACAACACTCTGCCCCTGAAAAAGCAGGGCACCATCGCCCTCATCGGCCCGCTGGCCACCCGCCAGCGCGACATGATTGGGAGCTGGAGCGGAGCCGGCGACTGGAAACAGGCCGTGTCTTTGGAGCAAGGCATTAAGAACGCCGTGGGCAGCGGCGTGAAAGTCGTGACGGCCCAGGGGGCCAACTTCACCGACGACGAGCAGATGATTGCCCGCCTGAACCAGCACGGCGGCGAGCTGAACGTGGACCAGCGCACCTCGGAGGAGATGATCCGGGAAGCGGTGCAGGTAGCCCAGCAGGCCGACGTGATTGTGGCCGCCGTGGGCGAAAGCCAGGGCATGACCGGCGAGGCCGCCAGCCGCGCCGATATCGGGCTGCCCGGCCAGCAGCTGGAGCTGCTGAAGGCGCTCAAGAAAACCGGCAAGCCGCTGGTGCTGGTGCTCATGAACGGCCGCCCGCTCACGCTGCCTTGGGAAGATAAAAACGCCGATGCCATCCTGGAAACCTGGTTTGCGGGCTCCCAGGCCGGCAATGCCATTGCCGATGTGCTGTTCGGCGGCTACAACCCCGCGGGCAAGCTCACGGCCACCTTTCCCCAGCACGTGGGCCAGGTGCCGCTGTACTACAACCACAAAATGACCGGCCGCCCGTACCAGGGTGTGGCGCTGGACAAGTACAAGTCGCGGTACATGGACGTGAGCAACGACCCGCTGTACCCGTTCGGTTTCGGGCTGAGCTACACCACCTTCGAGTACAGCAAGCCCGAACTGAGCACCACCACCCTGGCCATGAACGGCACGCTGGAGGTGAAGGTAACCGTGAAAAACACCGGCAACTACGACGGCGAGGAAGTAGTGCAGCTCTACACCCGGGATATGGTGGGCTCCATCTCGCGGCCGGTGCAGGAGCTGAAGGGCTTCCAGAAAATCATGCTCAAGAAGGGTGAAAGCCGCATCGTGAGCTTCCGCCTCACCCCCGAGGACCTGAAGTTCTACAACACTGACCTGAAGTTTGCAGCTGAACCCGGCGACTTCCAGGTGATGGTGGGCGGTAACTCCCGCGACGTGCAAATGGCCGCCTTCAAGCTGGCCGCCCAGTAA
- a CDS encoding RICIN domain-containing protein: MNTSTFSGGRMARALRYVPLLFAGLGLGQTAEAQSFLRADGQRIVNASNQEVILNGMNLGNWAVQEGYMMKVGWPGLDGKQTQGKVKKTLYNAGMSDAAVETFYQNYRANFITKPDIDYIASKGFNCIRLPLHYELFLTPSQRAVRNSVMRGTVSYDSYVSQLTGWYNNNQLFTDPNNMAALAMIDNTLAWAQANNMYVVLDMHAVPGSQGTDANIADQIVANDLWNRQINQDVLNRLWSFISTRYKNDSRVAMYDLINEPNNYPNNQKIHDVLQRLITTVRNQGDNHLILVEGNGWGNDYNYMEPFTFPNRSNLVYNSHRYSGTGYEMDNGVNSTGGGANDLRFIGNLRNFRTTHNVPIWIGETGENTDTWMRDAARNLNSVGIGWCHWTYKRFEDRSNPAFMHINPPYVVDGPAGLNQVLTNIRFANCVPNTTVAAVSPNQNGIVNYPGGGNYNGTATSSGPAIGRIYEISSKNGGKALEVSANSTANGGRVQQWTWASAASQKWKLVDAGGGYVRIVNLNSNKSLDIAGPSTADGALTHQWDWLTQDSQYWQILSNGDGTYRILNKFSGKALDVENNSTADGAAVHQWTYGGGDNQRWWFSDQGAARVALAAAGSAADLRLQVYPTTADAELSLHYNAPGTQRLNLRLLDLTGRLIINQADQAVTSGENHLTLPVAALRAGIYLLQVDTPAGQLVRRVVVAHE, from the coding sequence ATGAACACCAGTACTTTTTCAGGGGGCCGCATGGCCCGGGCGTTGCGGTACGTGCCGCTTTTATTCGCCGGTTTAGGCCTCGGGCAAACAGCCGAGGCGCAGAGTTTTCTGCGGGCCGATGGGCAGCGTATCGTAAATGCCAGCAACCAAGAAGTTATTCTCAACGGCATGAACCTGGGCAACTGGGCCGTGCAGGAGGGCTACATGATGAAGGTGGGCTGGCCCGGCCTCGACGGCAAGCAGACCCAGGGCAAGGTTAAGAAGACACTGTACAACGCCGGCATGAGCGACGCGGCGGTGGAAACCTTCTACCAGAACTACCGCGCCAACTTCATTACCAAGCCCGACATCGACTACATTGCCAGCAAGGGCTTCAACTGCATCCGGCTGCCGCTGCACTACGAACTATTTCTGACGCCCAGCCAGCGGGCGGTGCGCAACAGCGTGATGCGCGGCACCGTGAGCTACGACTCCTACGTGAGCCAGCTGACGGGTTGGTACAACAACAATCAGCTCTTCACCGACCCCAATAACATGGCGGCCCTGGCCATGATTGACAATACCCTGGCCTGGGCCCAGGCCAACAACATGTACGTGGTGCTGGATATGCACGCCGTGCCCGGCTCCCAGGGCACCGATGCCAACATTGCCGACCAGATTGTGGCCAATGACCTCTGGAACCGCCAGATCAACCAGGATGTGCTCAATCGGCTTTGGTCGTTTATTTCGACCCGCTACAAGAACGACTCGCGGGTAGCTATGTACGACCTCATCAACGAGCCGAACAACTACCCCAATAACCAGAAAATCCACGACGTATTGCAGCGCCTGATTACTACTGTTCGTAACCAGGGCGACAACCACCTGATTCTGGTGGAGGGCAACGGCTGGGGCAACGACTACAACTACATGGAGCCGTTTACCTTCCCCAACCGCAGCAACCTGGTATACAACTCGCACCGCTACAGCGGTACGGGCTACGAGATGGACAACGGCGTGAACTCCACCGGCGGCGGGGCCAACGACCTGCGCTTCATCGGGAACCTGCGCAACTTCCGCACCACCCACAACGTGCCCATCTGGATTGGGGAAACCGGCGAAAACACCGACACCTGGATGCGCGACGCGGCCCGCAACCTCAACTCGGTAGGCATCGGCTGGTGCCACTGGACCTACAAGCGCTTCGAGGACCGCAGCAACCCGGCCTTCATGCACATCAACCCGCCCTACGTGGTAGACGGGCCCGCCGGCCTGAATCAGGTGCTCACCAACATCCGTTTTGCCAACTGCGTGCCGAATACCACGGTAGCGGCCGTATCGCCCAACCAAAACGGGATTGTAAACTACCCCGGTGGCGGCAACTACAACGGCACCGCCACCAGCAGCGGCCCGGCCATCGGCCGCATCTACGAAATCAGCTCCAAGAACGGCGGCAAAGCCCTGGAGGTGTCGGCTAACTCAACTGCCAACGGCGGGCGGGTGCAGCAGTGGACCTGGGCCAGCGCGGCCAGCCAGAAATGGAAGCTGGTGGATGCCGGCGGCGGCTACGTGCGCATCGTGAACCTGAACAGCAACAAGAGCCTGGACATTGCCGGCCCCAGCACCGCCGACGGCGCCCTCACCCACCAATGGGACTGGCTGACCCAGGATAGCCAGTACTGGCAGATTCTGAGCAACGGCGACGGCACGTACCGCATCCTCAACAAGTTCAGCGGCAAGGCCCTTGATGTGGAAAACAACTCCACCGCCGACGGTGCGGCCGTACACCAATGGACCTATGGCGGCGGCGACAATCAGCGCTGGTGGTTCTCGGACCAGGGCGCGGCCCGCGTGGCGTTAGCCGCTGCCGGCTCGGCCGCCGACCTGCGCCTGCAGGTGTACCCCACCACGGCTGATGCCGAGCTGAGCCTGCACTACAACGCGCCGGGTACCCAGCGCCTGAACCTGCGCCTGCTCGACCTCACCGGCCGCCTCATCATCAACCAGGCCGATCAGGCCGTGACCAGCGGCGAAAACCACCTGACGCTGCCGGTAGCCGCGTTGCGGGCCGGCATTTATCTGCTGCAGGTTGATACGCCCGCCGGCCAATTGGTGCGGCGCGTAGTAGTGGCCCACGAATAA
- a CDS encoding glycoside hydrolase family 30 protein, whose amino-acid sequence MQKTLLTALLATGVSAAALAQKPATPAKTYSAAGRQVQVYATVSGTPQRLADAGKLTFQAQAQPLETQPTVFVDPTHTFQTMLGIGGALTDAAAETFAKLPKAQQQEFLQAYYSPTSGIGYTLARTSIHSTDFSSGSYTYVADGDKTLKSFSVKHDEQYRIPFIKQAQAAAGGKLTMYVSPWSPPAWMKDNKSMLQGGKLLPEFRQSWADYYVKFIQTYEKLGIPIWGLTVQNEPMAKQKWESCLFTAEDERDFVKGYLGPTLKKAGMSDKKLIGWDHNRDLMFQRAATLFDDPEASKYYWGIGFHWYETWTGSSMQFENLRRVHETYPDKNLVFTEGCVENFKFEGINDWKLGERYGNSMINDFNAGTVAWTDWNVLLDETGGPNHVGNFCYAPIIGDTRSGQLLYTNAYYYIGHFSKFIRPGARRIATASSRDVLQTTAFLNTDGKVAVVVMNSTDKEQPFQLWLKGQAAQTTSAPHSIMTLVVN is encoded by the coding sequence ATGCAGAAAACCCTTTTAACTGCGCTGCTGGCTACTGGCGTTAGCGCCGCCGCGTTGGCTCAGAAACCTGCTACTCCCGCCAAAACGTACTCGGCGGCGGGCCGGCAGGTGCAGGTGTACGCCACCGTCAGCGGCACCCCACAGCGGCTGGCCGATGCTGGCAAGCTCACGTTCCAGGCCCAGGCCCAGCCGCTGGAAACCCAGCCCACGGTGTTCGTGGACCCCACGCACACCTTTCAGACGATGCTGGGTATTGGCGGGGCCCTGACGGATGCCGCCGCCGAAACGTTTGCCAAGTTGCCTAAAGCCCAACAGCAGGAGTTTCTGCAGGCGTATTACAGCCCCACCAGCGGCATCGGTTACACGCTGGCCCGCACCAGCATCCACAGCACCGACTTTTCCAGCGGCAGCTACACCTACGTGGCCGACGGCGACAAAACGCTCAAAAGCTTCAGTGTGAAGCACGATGAGCAGTACCGCATTCCGTTCATCAAGCAGGCACAGGCGGCGGCCGGTGGCAAGCTCACCATGTACGTGAGCCCCTGGAGCCCCCCGGCCTGGATGAAGGACAATAAAAGCATGCTGCAAGGCGGCAAGCTGCTGCCCGAGTTCCGCCAGAGCTGGGCCGACTACTACGTGAAGTTCATCCAAACCTACGAGAAGCTGGGCATCCCCATCTGGGGCCTCACGGTGCAGAACGAGCCAATGGCCAAGCAGAAGTGGGAATCCTGCCTGTTTACGGCCGAGGACGAGCGGGATTTTGTGAAAGGCTACCTCGGACCTACGCTTAAAAAGGCCGGCATGAGCGACAAAAAGCTCATCGGCTGGGACCATAACCGCGACCTGATGTTCCAGCGCGCCGCTACGCTCTTCGACGACCCGGAGGCCAGCAAATACTACTGGGGCATTGGTTTTCACTGGTATGAAACCTGGACCGGCAGCAGCATGCAGTTCGAGAATCTGCGCCGCGTGCACGAAACCTACCCCGATAAAAACCTGGTGTTCACCGAAGGCTGCGTGGAGAATTTCAAGTTTGAGGGCATAAACGACTGGAAGCTGGGCGAGCGGTATGGCAACTCGATGATCAACGACTTCAACGCCGGCACCGTGGCCTGGACCGACTGGAACGTGCTGCTCGACGAAACCGGCGGCCCCAACCACGTCGGCAACTTCTGCTACGCCCCCATCATCGGCGACACGCGCAGCGGCCAGTTGCTCTACACCAACGCCTACTACTACATCGGGCACTTCAGCAAGTTCATCCGGCCTGGGGCCCGGCGCATTGCCACCGCCAGCAGCCGCGACGTACTGCAAACCACCGCTTTCCTGAATACCGATGGCAAAGTGGCGGTGGTAGTCATGAACAGCACCGACAAGGAACAGCCTTTCCAGCTCTGGCTGAAAGGCCAGGCCGCCCAAACCACCAGCGCCCCCCATTCCATCATGACGCTGGTAGTGAACTAA
- a CDS encoding sialate O-acetylesterase, whose protein sequence is MKLSRLPLFAVFLLAAPAARATVRLPRLVGSHMVLQRNQPLPLWGWAAPGEAVSVSFRGAKVQTKAGADGRWTLRLPAQLAGGPFELTVQGTNTLRLTDVLVGDVWLASGQSNMEWALRDAAGGAEATTAANHPQIRLFNVPNRAEIRPLAELAGGEWQACTPQSAAGFSAVAYFFGHELQQQYKVPVGLIAAEWGGTVAEAWTSTEALRKLPDFQPALASLAQQTCSFAEQEAAYATRLANWQRSPEGQDHGLLPGQPTWADPALVTTDWKTMQLPGVWEGQTPELRDFDGVVWLRRDLTLPATAANQPLTLSLAQVDDEDSTFFNGVAIGGTRGYATLRRYTVPASLVRDGRNVVTVRVTDNGSGGGVWGKPADMMATVGTTTVPLAGEWLYRAAYDPASRPRSPFPGGTQNFATALYNGMIAPLHPFALKGVIWYQGESNAGRAEQYETLFPALIQDWRTRWQQSALPFLFVQLAGYMHDPAEPTDTDWARLREAQRLTTLTVPKTAQAVALDLGNADDIHPRNKLDVGHRLALAARRVAYGETALVSSGPTFEKLTQEKNQLRLTFGNIGGGLVLQQAADGQTSFAIAGPDKRFVWARAEVQGSTVVLRAEGVANPVAVRYAWGNDRPATLSNKAGLPASPFRSDNWPR, encoded by the coding sequence ATGAAACTCTCCCGTCTCCCCTTATTTGCCGTTTTCCTGCTGGCTGCTCCGGCGGCCCGCGCCACCGTGCGCCTGCCTCGGCTGGTAGGATCGCACATGGTTTTGCAGCGCAACCAGCCGCTCCCGCTCTGGGGCTGGGCCGCGCCGGGAGAAGCCGTCAGCGTATCGTTCCGGGGCGCAAAAGTGCAGACCAAGGCCGGGGCTGATGGGCGCTGGACGCTCAGGCTGCCTGCCCAGCTGGCCGGCGGCCCGTTTGAGCTGACTGTGCAGGGCACCAACACCCTACGCCTGACGGATGTGCTGGTCGGCGACGTCTGGCTGGCCTCGGGGCAGTCGAATATGGAATGGGCGCTGCGCGACGCGGCCGGCGGAGCCGAAGCCACCACCGCCGCCAACCACCCGCAGATCCGCCTGTTCAACGTACCCAACCGCGCCGAAATACGGCCGCTGGCCGAGCTGGCCGGGGGCGAGTGGCAGGCCTGCACGCCGCAGTCGGCCGCCGGATTTTCGGCCGTAGCCTACTTTTTCGGGCACGAGCTGCAGCAGCAGTACAAGGTGCCCGTGGGACTGATTGCGGCCGAGTGGGGCGGCACCGTGGCCGAAGCCTGGACCAGCACCGAAGCCCTACGTAAGCTCCCCGATTTTCAGCCGGCCCTGGCCTCACTGGCCCAACAGACCTGCTCCTTTGCCGAGCAGGAAGCCGCCTACGCCACCCGCCTCGCCAACTGGCAGCGCAGCCCCGAGGGTCAGGACCACGGCCTGCTGCCGGGCCAGCCCACCTGGGCTGACCCGGCTTTGGTCACCACCGACTGGAAAACCATGCAGCTGCCCGGCGTTTGGGAGGGCCAGACGCCCGAACTCCGCGACTTCGACGGCGTTGTGTGGCTACGGCGGGACCTGACGCTACCAGCCACGGCGGCCAACCAGCCGCTTACGCTGAGCCTGGCGCAAGTAGATGATGAGGACAGTACCTTCTTCAACGGCGTAGCCATTGGCGGAACGCGGGGCTACGCTACCCTGCGGCGCTACACCGTACCGGCCAGCCTGGTACGCGACGGCCGCAACGTGGTAACCGTGCGCGTCACCGATAACGGCAGCGGTGGCGGCGTGTGGGGCAAACCCGCCGACATGATGGCTACCGTGGGCACCACTACCGTACCGCTGGCCGGCGAGTGGCTGTACCGCGCAGCCTACGACCCTGCTTCCCGGCCCCGCTCCCCTTTCCCCGGCGGCACCCAGAACTTTGCTACGGCCCTCTATAATGGCATGATTGCCCCGCTGCACCCCTTCGCCCTGAAAGGCGTCATCTGGTATCAGGGTGAAAGCAACGCCGGCCGCGCCGAGCAGTACGAAACCCTGTTTCCGGCTCTGATTCAGGATTGGCGCACCCGCTGGCAACAGTCGGCTCTGCCCTTCCTGTTTGTGCAGCTGGCCGGCTACATGCATGACCCCGCCGAGCCCACTGATACCGACTGGGCCCGCCTCCGTGAGGCGCAGCGCCTGACTACGCTCACCGTGCCCAAAACCGCGCAGGCCGTGGCCCTGGACCTGGGCAATGCCGATGACATTCACCCCCGCAACAAGCTGGACGTGGGCCACCGCCTGGCCCTGGCGGCCCGGCGCGTGGCCTACGGCGAAACCGCCCTGGTATCTTCCGGGCCTACGTTTGAGAAGCTGACCCAGGAGAAAAACCAGCTTCGCCTCACTTTTGGCAACATAGGCGGCGGCCTGGTCCTGCAACAAGCAGCCGATGGCCAGACCTCCTTCGCCATTGCCGGGCCTGACAAACGCTTTGTCTGGGCCCGGGCCGAAGTGCAGGGCAGCACAGTAGTCCTCCGGGCTGAGGGCGTGGCCAACCCCGTGGCCGTGCGCTACGCCTGGGGCAACGACCGGCCGGCTACCCTCTCCAACAAAGCCGGGCTGCCCGCCTCCCCTTTCCGCTCCGATAACTGGCCCCGTTAA
- a CDS encoding glycoside hydrolase family 30 protein — MKLPFHLPLGLSCALLLGLAASCGSDGKSDPTPEPPLPPGPAGPSQVALWLTTTDQSTRFYKSTLPLNFATATSQNLAIAVDTTQTYQTIDGFGYTLTGGSAQLLHQMGPADRAALLKELFATDGTSIGTSYLRLSIGASDLDAAPFTYNDTPQPDPTLAQFSLAPDRQHLLPVLKEILAINPNIKILGSPWTAPTWMKTNGSFVGGSLKPEYYAAYAQYFVKYIQGMKAEGVTIDAVTLQNEPLHDGNNPSMVMTATEQAAFIRANVGPALRAAGLSTKIIAYDHNLDRPDYPLTILQDAQASQYVDGSAFHLYAGNISAMSTVHDAFPAKNVYFTEQWVGGPGNFNADFSWHMQNLIIGATRNWSRNVLEWNLAADQNYGPHTAGGCTNCLGAVTINGNAVTRNPAYYTVAHAAKFVRPGSVRIGTNEPGNLQNVAFKNPDGKKVLIVLNGGSTSQTFDIQYRNKTLTTSLAAGAAGTYVW; from the coding sequence ATGAAATTACCCTTCCATCTTCCCCTGGGCCTATCCTGCGCTCTGCTGCTGGGATTGGCCGCCAGCTGCGGCTCCGACGGCAAATCGGACCCGACGCCGGAGCCGCCATTGCCTCCGGGGCCGGCGGGTCCGTCGCAGGTAGCCCTCTGGCTAACGACTACCGACCAATCGACGCGGTTTTACAAGAGCACACTGCCTTTGAATTTTGCCACGGCTACCAGCCAGAACCTGGCTATTGCCGTCGATACCACCCAGACGTACCAGACCATCGACGGCTTCGGGTACACGCTGACGGGTGGTAGCGCCCAATTGCTGCACCAGATGGGACCCGCTGACCGCGCTGCCCTACTCAAAGAGCTGTTTGCCACCGATGGCACCAGCATCGGGACCAGCTACCTGCGCCTGAGCATCGGGGCCTCCGACCTGGATGCCGCCCCCTTCACCTACAACGATACGCCCCAGCCCGACCCCACGCTGGCGCAGTTCAGCCTTGCTCCCGACCGCCAGCATCTGCTGCCGGTGCTCAAGGAAATCCTGGCCATCAACCCCAACATCAAAATCCTGGGCTCGCCTTGGACGGCCCCGACCTGGATGAAAACCAACGGCAGCTTCGTGGGTGGTTCGCTGAAACCGGAATACTACGCGGCCTACGCCCAGTACTTCGTGAAGTATATCCAGGGGATGAAGGCCGAGGGCGTAACCATTGACGCCGTTACGCTGCAAAACGAGCCTTTGCACGACGGCAACAACCCCAGCATGGTGATGACGGCTACGGAGCAGGCCGCCTTCATCCGGGCCAACGTGGGGCCGGCACTGCGGGCAGCGGGGCTGAGCACCAAAATCATTGCCTACGACCACAACCTCGACCGGCCTGATTACCCCCTGACCATCCTGCAGGACGCGCAGGCCAGTCAGTACGTCGATGGCTCGGCCTTCCATCTGTACGCCGGCAACATCTCCGCCATGAGCACGGTGCACGATGCGTTTCCTGCCAAAAACGTGTACTTCACGGAGCAGTGGGTAGGCGGCCCCGGCAACTTCAACGCCGACTTCAGCTGGCACATGCAGAACCTCATCATTGGGGCCACGCGCAACTGGAGCCGCAACGTGCTGGAGTGGAACCTGGCCGCCGACCAGAACTATGGTCCGCACACGGCCGGCGGCTGCACCAATTGCCTGGGTGCCGTAACCATCAACGGCAACGCCGTGACGCGCAACCCGGCTTACTACACGGTGGCTCACGCGGCCAAGTTCGTGCGGCCCGGCTCCGTGCGCATCGGCACCAACGAGCCCGGCAACCTTCAGAACGTGGCCTTCAAAAACCCCGACGGGAAGAAAGTGCTCATTGTGCTGAATGGCGGCAGCACCTCCCAAACCTTCGACATCCAGTACCGCAATAAAACCCTGACCACCTCCCTGGCGGCTGGCGCGGCGGGTACCTACGTGTGGTGA
- a CDS encoding alpha/beta hydrolase: MRLPYFLFLLALLWRLPAPAQTPAKGRVVVTYLDSKLLKGNPGGENPRRRVSVYLPAGYEASAARRYPVLYYLHGFTWNDSLIFHADGMATLLDEAIAAGQIRPLLMVVPNEQTQFQGSFYANSATNGPWGDFTARELVSFIDKNYRTLARPASRGLAGHSMGGNGTLRLALLYPDTYAAAYALSPAFAAPHPEWMAARPSQALASRATSRARLLQDFNAVRLVACARAFSPTPGRGTFGAALPYSLGADSLRHRDAVLAQWGAASPLSLLPAHLTSLRQLRGLAFDWGEQDQFRHIPEAGRTLDTQLSAYGIPHTTESYEGNHGNRIMGHDGRVYQKLLPFFNQRLQFE; encoded by the coding sequence ATGCGTCTGCCCTATTTCCTGTTCCTGCTGGCGCTGTTGTGGCGGCTGCCGGCCCCGGCTCAAACGCCCGCCAAGGGCCGCGTAGTCGTCACGTACCTCGATTCAAAGCTGCTGAAGGGCAACCCCGGCGGCGAGAACCCGCGGCGGCGGGTGAGCGTGTACCTGCCGGCCGGCTACGAAGCCAGTGCGGCCCGGCGCTACCCGGTGCTCTACTACCTGCACGGCTTCACCTGGAACGACAGCCTGATTTTTCACGCTGACGGTATGGCCACGCTACTGGATGAGGCCATTGCTGCCGGACAAATCAGGCCGCTACTAATGGTGGTGCCCAACGAGCAGACGCAGTTTCAGGGCAGCTTCTACGCCAACTCGGCCACCAACGGCCCCTGGGGCGATTTTACCGCCCGGGAACTGGTGAGCTTCATTGATAAAAATTACCGCACGCTGGCCCGGCCCGCAAGCCGGGGCCTGGCGGGCCATAGCATGGGCGGCAACGGTACCCTGCGGCTGGCCCTACTGTACCCCGATACCTACGCCGCCGCATATGCCCTTAGCCCTGCATTTGCTGCCCCCCACCCCGAGTGGATGGCCGCCCGCCCCAGTCAGGCACTGGCCAGCCGCGCCACCTCACGGGCCAGGCTGCTGCAGGATTTCAACGCCGTGCGGCTGGTGGCCTGCGCCCGGGCCTTTTCGCCCACGCCCGGCCGGGGCACGTTCGGGGCGGCCCTGCCCTACTCCCTCGGGGCCGATAGCCTCCGCCACCGCGACGCCGTGCTGGCTCAGTGGGGCGCAGCTTCGCCCCTCAGCCTGCTGCCGGCGCACCTTACCAGCCTGCGTCAGCTGCGCGGCCTGGCTTTTGATTGGGGCGAGCAGGACCAGTTCCGGCATATTCCTGAGGCAGGCCGCACGCTGGATACCCAGCTCTCGGCATATGGCATTCCGCATACCACCGAGAGCTACGAAGGCAACCATGGCAACCGCATCATGGGCCACGACGGCCGGGTGTATCAGAAACTGCTGCCGTTTTTCAACCAGCGTCTGCAGTTTGAGTAG